A window from Erythrolamprus reginae isolate rEryReg1 chromosome 9, rEryReg1.hap1, whole genome shotgun sequence encodes these proteins:
- the HAGHL gene encoding hydroxyacylglutathione hydrolase-like protein: MKVKVISILEDNYMYLIIEETTREAIAVDAAVSKQLLEIIQREDLILKAILTTHHHWDHSRDNEELAKLYPGLEVYGGDERVKALTHRVTHEEELKLGSINIRCLPTPGHTAGHVCYFAWENDSLNAPAAFTGDTLFVGGCGKPLECTAEQLHKSLTEVLGGLPKETKIFCGHEYTTQNLKFASKVEPENEFVKEKLIWAKLREDEDLPTVPSTLAEEFLYNPFLRLLEEPVQKFTGKSVPVEAFAALCKAKESCRKPKQRLNPQAMLAFEWGLLDPLLQK, translated from the exons ATGAAGGTCAAAGTGATTTCCATTTTGGAAGATAATTACATGTACCTGATCATTGAAGAAACCACTCGAGAGGCCATTGCAGTGGATGCTGCTGTTTCCAAGCAG CTCCTAGAGATCATCCAAAGAGAAGACCTTATTCTAAAAGCCATTCTGACTACCCATCACCATTG GGATCACTCAAGAGACAATGAAGAATTAGCCAAACTTTATCCTGGCCTGGAGGTATATGGTGGGGATGAACGGGTGAAAGCTCTGACACACCGAGTGACACATGAGGAGGAATTAAAG CTTGGCAGCATCAATATACGGTGCCTTCCTACTCCAGGCCACACCGCGGGACACGTCTGCTACTTCGCATGGGAAAACGATTCTCTGAATGCTCCTGCAGCTTTCACAG gCGACACTTTATTTGTCGGTGGTTGTGGGAAACCTCTGGAGTGCACAGCTGAACAGCTGCATAAGAGCCTGACGGAGGTCCTGGGTGGATTGCCAAAGGAGACG AAAATCTTCTGTGGACATGAGTACACAACCCAGAATTTGAAGTTTGCGTCAAAGGTGGAACCGGAGAATGAATTTGTGAAGGAAAAGCTCATTTGGGCTAAA CTCCGAGAAGATGAAGACCTTCCAACAGTGCCTTCTACTCTGGCAGAGGAGTTCCTCTACAACCCGTTCCTTCGCCTCTT GGAAGAACCGGTCCAGAAGTTTACAGGCAAGTCTGTGCCTGTCGAGGCCTTCGCTGCTCTTTGCAAGGCCAAAGAAAGCTGCCGAAAACCCAAACAGCGGCTGAATCCTCAGGCCATGCTGGCGTTCGAGTGGGGGCTCTTGGATCCACTCCTGCAGAAGTGA